The DNA sequence CGCCAGTTCATGCTGCAAGGAGATTTCGATACCTACAAGCTGCTGGGTTACGCCGCGCAGATTGGCACCTGGGCTCGCGAACATCGCTTTTGCGGTAGCTGCGGTGCCTCCATGACCCAGTTGCCACGCGAGCGCGCAATGTATTGCGAACCCTGCGATTTGCGTTGCTACCCGCGGATCGCGCCGAGCATGATCGTGCTGATTACGCGTGGCGACGAGGTTCTGCTCGCACGTTCACCGCGCTTCGTCGCCGGGGTCTACAGTACCCTGGCCGGCTTTGCCGAACCGGGCGAATCTGCCGAGGCTTGCCTGATTCGCGAAGTGCGCGAAGAGGTGCAGGTCGAGGTTGGCAATATCCAGTATGTGGGCAGCCAGTGCTGGCCGTTCCCGCACTCGATGATGCTGGGCTTCCATGCCGAGTATGTCAGTGGCGAGATCGTGCCGCAGGCGGACGAGATCGAGGATGCCCAGTGGTTTCGCATCGATGCGCTGCCACCGCTGCCGGCATCGCGCTCGATCGCCCGTTACCTGATCGACTTGTATGTGGCGCGGCGTTCAGGCCTGGCTGAACCAGTGCTGCCAGGCTAGGCGTATGGTCAGTCCCAACACGACGGTGATGAACACCGGGCGGATGAACTTGGCGCCGCCGCTGATGGCGGTGCGTGCGCCGAAGTACGCGCCAACCATCAATGCCGAGCCCATGCTCAGGCCGATCAGCCAGTCGACCTGACCGGAAAGGATGAACACCGTCAGGGCCGCTGCATTGCTGACGAAGTTCATGCTGCGCGCCACGCCGCTGGCGCGGACCAGGTCGATGGGGTAGAGCAGCAGGCTGCTGACCGTCCAGAATGCGCCGGTACCGGGGCCGGCCACGCCGTCATAGAAGCCCAGGCTGAAGCCCTGGGGGAACTGCCATTTCTTCTTGATCGGCGCATCGGCATCCAGCGGCGCCTTGGGCGTGCCGCCGAACAGCAGGTAGACCCCGCAGCCGAAAACAATCACTGGCAGCATCTTGTTTAGCCATTCGGCGGGCAGGTAATGAGCCGTGACCGCACCGATCGCCGAGCCCACCAGAGTGCCGACCAGCGCCTGGCGCCACTGCGCCGGGTGGAACAGCTTGCGCCGGTAGAAGGTGACGCTGGCGGTAGCCGAGCCGAAGGTCGAGCTGAGCTTGTTGGTGCCCAGCACCAGGTGCGGTGGCAGGCCGGCAGTCAGCAGCGCTGGGATGGTCAATAGACCACCGCCGCCGGCGATGGCGTCGATGAAGCCGGCGACAAAGGCCACGGCGGCGAGAATGGCGAGGGTGGTCAGGTCGACGCTGAGTTCGAAAGGCATGGGGATGGGCTTATTCGGCAGGGCGCAGAATGGCTGCGCGTAAAGCCGAGTATTCTACCCAAAAAAGCGCGGCCGCTGCGCGCCCGAATCGCTGGCAAGCCAGCTCCCACAGGGAATCAGTGTCAGCCCACAATCTTATGAACGCCTCTGACTCTGTGGGAGCTGGCTTGCCAGCGATGAGGCCCTTAAGACAGAAACCCACCGTCCACATTCAACGACACACCCGTGGTATAGCTCGAAGCATCACTGGCCAGGTACAACACAGCCCCCGCCATCTCACTCGGCGCAGCAACACGTTTCAATGGAATCTGCTGCAGCGCGGTATTGAGGATCGCATCGTTCTTGACCAGCGCCGAAGCAAACTTGGTATCGGTCAAACCCGGCAACAGCGCATTGCAACGAATGCCGAACTGCGCGCACTCCTTGGCAAAAACCTTGGTCATGTTGATCACGGCAGCCTTGGTCATCGAATAGATGCCCTGGAATTCGCCCGGCGAAACGCCATTGATCGACGCCACGTTGATGATGCTGCCGCCACCGTGCTCGCGCATCAGTTTGCCGGCTTCGACCGACATGAAGAAGTAGCCGCGGATATTGACGTCGACGGTCTTCTGGAAGGCGCTCAGGTCGGTATCCAGCACGTTGCAGAACTGCGGGTTGGTCGCTGCGTTGTTGACCAGGATATCCAGTCGCCCGAACTGCTCGCGAATGCCGGCGAAGACCTTGCTGATCTGTTCCATCTCGCCAATGTGGCAGGCCACCGCGGTGGCCTTGCCGCCCTCGGCAATGATCGCATCGGCAACATGCTGGCAGCCTTCGAGCTTGCGGCTCGAAACGATCACGTGGGCGCCTTGCTGGGCCAGCAGTTTGGCGATCGCCTCACCGATGCCGCGGCTGGCGCCGGAGACGAATGCGATCTTGCCATCGAGGTCGAACAACTGAGTCTTGGACATGGTTTTTCCTTGTTGTAATGGCTGTCAGAGGCTGGATTTGTTGATGACTTGCAGGCTCATCTGCTCCAGTAGCTTGTTCATCTGGATGAACTGCGCGAAGCGTTTGTCCTGGGTCTGGCCGTGGTAGAAACGGTAGTAGATCTGCTGGACGATCCCGGCCAGACGGAACAGGCCGTAGGTGTAGTAGAAATCGTAATTGCCGATCGCGATGCCCGAGCGCTCGGCGTAATAGTCGACGAACTGACGGCGGGTCAGCATGCCCGGGGCATGGCTGGGCTGGCGGCGCATCAGTTGCACGGGCGCGGGGTCATCGGCTTCGATCCAGTAGGCCAGGGTGTTGCCCAGGTCCATCAGCGGGTCGCCGATCGTGGTCAGTTCCCAGTCCAGCACACCAATGATCTGCATGGGGTTGCCCGGGTCGAGGATCACGTTG is a window from the Pseudomonas sp. LS1212 genome containing:
- the nudC gene encoding NAD(+) diphosphatase, producing the protein MSERWITAVLDTIVGGGWAVARSSQGFLLDGNGVLFPREWLKRQELDVLCEHGIGHFDGEPVYLLELRNPQDLPGCTWQGLRQFMLQGDFDTYKLLGYAAQIGTWAREHRFCGSCGASMTQLPRERAMYCEPCDLRCYPRIAPSMIVLITRGDEVLLARSPRFVAGVYSTLAGFAEPGESAEACLIREVREEVQVEVGNIQYVGSQCWPFPHSMMLGFHAEYVSGEIVPQADEIEDAQWFRIDALPPLPASRSIARYLIDLYVARRSGLAEPVLPG
- a CDS encoding TSUP family transporter, which translates into the protein MPFELSVDLTTLAILAAVAFVAGFIDAIAGGGGLLTIPALLTAGLPPHLVLGTNKLSSTFGSATASVTFYRRKLFHPAQWRQALVGTLVGSAIGAVTAHYLPAEWLNKMLPVIVFGCGVYLLFGGTPKAPLDADAPIKKKWQFPQGFSLGFYDGVAGPGTGAFWTVSSLLLYPIDLVRASGVARSMNFVSNAAALTVFILSGQVDWLIGLSMGSALMVGAYFGARTAISGGAKFIRPVFITVVLGLTIRLAWQHWFSQA
- a CDS encoding SDR family oxidoreductase, which translates into the protein MSKTQLFDLDGKIAFVSGASRGIGEAIAKLLAQQGAHVIVSSRKLEGCQHVADAIIAEGGKATAVACHIGEMEQISKVFAGIREQFGRLDILVNNAATNPQFCNVLDTDLSAFQKTVDVNIRGYFFMSVEAGKLMREHGGGSIINVASINGVSPGEFQGIYSMTKAAVINMTKVFAKECAQFGIRCNALLPGLTDTKFASALVKNDAILNTALQQIPLKRVAAPSEMAGAVLYLASDASSYTTGVSLNVDGGFLS